The Vulgatibacter sp. genome window below encodes:
- a CDS encoding GlxA family transcriptional regulator — protein MRKRRTIGFVLFDGVAALNVSGPAEVFALANLLAGPAERAYDILFLSEAGGPIRASSGIVLETRALASLDPAELDTLLVSGGRNVAAIGPAAPLVAWIQHAAGFARRTCSICNGAFLLAAAGLLDGRRAVTHWCEVEALRAAYPQVRVELDPIHLQDGPIWTSAGMTAGIDLALALLEEDHGRRLSLAVAKELVVFLRRPAGQAQFSSALAAQTRLGTLPPDSRLAELPSWIMENLQADLGVEALARAVGMAPRTFARSFARTHGGTPARLVHDLRVEAACRHLEEPSLEIKEIAYLCGFANEERMRRAFLRRLGVPPATYRERFGPVATRPARAGAAGPRGGLLVDLAKPHG, from the coding sequence GTGCGCAAGCGAAGGACCATCGGCTTCGTGCTCTTCGACGGCGTGGCTGCGTTGAACGTCAGCGGCCCCGCTGAGGTCTTCGCCCTGGCCAATCTGCTGGCGGGCCCGGCCGAGCGTGCGTACGACATCCTCTTCCTCTCGGAAGCGGGAGGTCCCATCCGCGCTTCCAGCGGCATCGTCCTCGAGACACGTGCGCTTGCGTCGCTCGACCCGGCGGAACTCGACACCCTCCTCGTCTCCGGCGGACGAAACGTAGCTGCCATCGGCCCCGCCGCGCCGCTCGTCGCCTGGATCCAGCACGCCGCCGGATTCGCGCGCCGCACCTGCAGCATCTGCAACGGCGCGTTCCTCCTGGCGGCTGCCGGCCTGCTCGACGGAAGGCGCGCGGTCACCCACTGGTGCGAGGTCGAGGCGCTCCGGGCCGCCTATCCCCAGGTGCGCGTGGAGCTCGATCCGATCCACCTCCAGGACGGGCCGATCTGGACGTCTGCGGGGATGACCGCCGGGATCGATCTCGCGCTGGCCCTGCTCGAGGAGGACCACGGCCGCCGCCTCAGCCTGGCGGTGGCAAAGGAGCTCGTCGTCTTCCTGCGCCGGCCTGCCGGGCAGGCGCAGTTCAGCAGCGCGCTCGCAGCACAGACCCGACTCGGCACGCTCCCGCCGGACTCCAGGCTCGCCGAGCTCCCCAGCTGGATCATGGAGAACCTGCAGGCGGATCTCGGCGTCGAAGCGCTTGCGCGCGCTGTCGGCATGGCGCCCAGAACCTTCGCGCGCTCGTTCGCACGGACCCATGGCGGCACGCCGGCCAGGCTGGTGCACGACCTCCGGGTGGAGGCGGCCTGCAGGCATCTCGAGGAGCCGAGCCTCGAGATCAAGGAGATCGCCTACCTCTGCGGCTTCGCGAACGAAGAGCGGATGCGGCGCGCATTCCTGCGCCGGCTGGGCGTGCCTCCCGCAACCTACCGCGAGCGCTTCGGCCCGGTAGCCACCAGGCCGGCCCGGGCCGGGGCAGCCGGCCCCCGCGGTGGCCTGTTGGTTGATCTAGCCAAGCCACATGGCTAA
- a CDS encoding type II toxin-antitoxin system Phd/YefM family antitoxin yields the protein MVNVHEAKTQLSRLLERAHAGEEVVIAKGGKPYARLCPLESPPPRQPGFLRGEVDSRFFEPLPEDELEAWEK from the coding sequence ATGGTCAACGTGCACGAGGCCAAGACCCAGCTCTCCAGGCTGCTCGAGCGCGCGCATGCAGGTGAAGAGGTCGTCATCGCGAAAGGCGGCAAGCCCTACGCGCGCCTCTGCCCGCTCGAGTCGCCCCCGCCGCGCCAGCCTGGTTTCCTTCGGGGCGAAGTCGATTCGCGCTTCTTCGAGCCGCTGCCGGAGGACGAGCTCGAGGCCTGGGAGAAGTGA
- a CDS encoding type II toxin-antitoxin system VapC family toxin, producing MKYLLDTHAFLWWAFDAPELSPTARALIADRSNVVYVSSASAWEIATKHRLGRLAAAAVLLQDVAGWVQKAGLSELPIGLLHAQRAGSFPQPHRDPFDRIIAAQSVVEQVPVIGRDEALRGFGVQLVW from the coding sequence GTGAAGTACCTGCTCGATACCCACGCCTTCCTGTGGTGGGCTTTCGATGCCCCCGAGCTCTCCCCGACCGCCCGGGCGCTCATCGCCGACCGCAGCAACGTCGTCTACGTCTCGAGCGCCAGTGCCTGGGAAATTGCGACCAAGCACCGCCTCGGGCGGCTTGCCGCAGCTGCCGTCCTCCTGCAGGACGTCGCCGGCTGGGTTCAGAAGGCCGGGCTCTCGGAGCTGCCGATCGGCCTGCTCCACGCGCAGCGGGCGGGTAGCTTCCCGCAGCCGCACCGCGATCCCTTCGACCGGATCATCGCCGCCCAGAGCGTCGTGGAGCAGGTACCGGTGATCGGGCGGGACGAAGCGCTGCGGGGCTTCGGCGTCCAGCTCGTCTGGTGA